In Archangium lipolyticum, a single window of DNA contains:
- a CDS encoding DUF2381 family protein, translated as MIPEVTPAPEGQEHAVRVLEIPEAPGDTGPGVDAWQARRVLPEAPAGPLPERAGDIPARYEPGLFARLVLSGRLGRSGVTFSRPMGTDGMTEGDDLIAWEQRIHRAETLVVVSAELKLSAASTRPWVPDEAWLLDMKGQRVGRFPVWMVVPVLYPGGRCTVAVEVELASDTPPRTLRLELREKDGGRVVPVGNLKL; from the coding sequence GTGATTCCAGAAGTCACTCCCGCTCCGGAAGGACAGGAACACGCGGTGCGCGTGCTGGAGATTCCCGAGGCCCCAGGCGACACAGGGCCGGGGGTCGATGCGTGGCAGGCGCGGCGGGTACTCCCGGAGGCGCCAGCCGGGCCGCTCCCGGAGCGGGCTGGAGACATACCCGCGCGCTACGAGCCCGGCCTCTTCGCCCGGCTGGTGCTCTCGGGACGGTTGGGAAGGAGCGGTGTCACCTTCTCGAGGCCCATGGGCACTGACGGGATGACCGAGGGTGACGATCTCATCGCCTGGGAGCAGCGCATCCACCGTGCGGAAACCCTCGTCGTGGTATCGGCGGAGCTGAAGCTGTCCGCGGCGTCCACGCGGCCCTGGGTACCAGACGAAGCGTGGCTGCTGGACATGAAGGGCCAGAGAGTGGGCCGATTCCCAGTGTGGATGGTCGTTCCGGTGCTCTACCCGGGCGGCAGATGCACCGTGGCCGTGGAGGTGGAGCTCGCCTCTGACACCCCCCCGAGGACGCTCCGGCTCGAGCTGCGGGAGAAGGACGGTGGGCGCGTCGTTCCCGTCGGGAACCTGAAGTTGTGA